gtttggggaattttggggaggccggggggtggtttggggaattttggggaggtttgggtgcattttgggaattttggggaggccggggggtggtttggggaattttggggaggtttgggtgcattttggggtgtcctgcatTGGCATCACTGAGCCCCCCGCGCTGTGCGCCCAACCGaggacccccaaaacccccccccaaaacccccaaaaaccccccaaaaacccccaaaaaccccccaaaaaaccccaaaaccccccaaaaaacccccaaacccccgcAGGGCTCCTGGCCGAGCCCCAGGTGTGTTACCTGCTGGACGCGGTGCTCTTCCTCTACAGCCTCATCCTCACCTGCCTCTACTGCCGCCTCCGGGTGAGGGGGAACCCCCAAAcccctttttttgggggggggatccccaaaattccccccaaattccctccgCTTTCcccttttgtgttttttttttttgggggggggaggggtttgggtttgttttttttttttttttttcccgttttcgcccttttttccctcattccggttctctctcccctccccagttCGTGGCTTGGAGGAGGCGAGGAGAGGCTGAGAAGGTGaaattttgggggggaggggggatttttgggggggattttggggtgcgGGGAGGGATTTTAGGGTtctgggagggattttggggggattttggggggattttagggttctgggagggattttggggggattttggggggattttagggttctgggagggattttggggggattttggggggattttaggGTTCTGGGAGGGattttgaggggattttggggggattttagggttctgggagggattttggggggattttggggggattttaggGTTCTGGGAGGgtttttgagggattttggggggattttagggttctgggagggattttggggggattttggggggattttaggGTTCTGGGAGGgattttgagggattttggggggattttggggtgcgGGGAGGATttttggagggattttgggggaattttgggggatgtttggggtgctgggagggattttgggggattttgggggggattttggggtactgggaagattttgggggattttggggtgccgGGAGGGATTTTAGGGTTCcgggagggattttgggggcattttggggggattttggggtgtggggAGGATTTTTGGagagattttggggaattttggggtgtgttgaggatttttgggggtttttggggggattttggggttctgggagggattttgggggatttttggggggattttagggggattttggggcgtggggaggatttttggggggattttttggggtgctAGAAGGGATTTTAGGGTGctgggaggatttttggggagattttggggggattttaggTTGCTGGGAGGgattttgagggattttggggggtttgggggcgGGTTGAGGATTCTTGGGGgcattttgggggaattttgggggatgtTTGTGGTGCTGGAAGGGATTTTAGGGTtctgggagggattttggggggatttttggggggattttggggtactgggaagattttggggggattttggggtgcgGGGAGGGATTTTAGGGTTCTGGGAGGGAttttgagggaattttggggggattttggggtgtggggaggatttttggggggattttgggggaattttgggggatgtTTGTGGTGCTGGAAGGGATTTTAGGGTtctgggagggattttggggggatttttggggggattttggggtactgggaagattttggggggattttggggtgccgGGAGGGATTTTAGGGTTCcgggagggattttgggggcattttggggggatttttgggtgtgGGGAGGATttttggagggattttggggaattttggggtgtgttgaggatttttgggggtttttggggggattttggggttctgggagggattttgggggatttttgggggggattttagggggattttggggcgtggggaggatttttggggggattttttggggtgctAGAAGGGATTTTAGGGTGctgggaggatttttggggggattttggggggattttaggTTGCTGGGAGGgattttgagggattttggggggtttgggggcgGGTTGAGGATTCTTGGGGgcattttgggggaattttgggggatgtTTGTGGTGCTGGAAGGGATTTTAGGGTtctgggagggattttggggggatttttggggggattttggggtactgggaagattttgggggattttggggtgctgggagggATTTTAGGGATCcgggagggattttggggggatttttggggggattttggggcgtGGGGATGGATTTTGAGGGAATttagggggttttggggtgtgtTGAGGATttttggagggattttggggaattttggggtgtgtttaggatttttggggttttttggggggcttttggggtgctgggagggattttgggggatttttgggggggttttggggcgtgaggaggatttttgggggaatttttgggaggaattttgggatgctggaagggattttggggttctgggagggattttgagggattttgggggggttttggggtgggttgaggatttttggggggattttggggggattttggggcgtggggaggattttggggggattttgggggatgttTGGGGTGCtggaagggatttttggggtgctgggggaattttgggggaattttggggggattttagggggattttggggcgtggggatggattttgggggattttgggggagttttggggtgcggggaggatttttggggggatttttgggggattttggggtgctgggagggattttgggggatttttttttagggtgtgaggaggatttttggggggaggatttggggatttttggggggaatttttgggatttttttttggggggaggattttttggggtgcaggggtgggattttttttggggtgattttttggggggttgatttttttggggttgatttttttgggggtgtccgcctgtgccccccccccccccccccccccccaagccccccaaaatccccccgggttttttttgttcccgCAGCAGAAGGAGGACGAGGGGGTGTACGCAGTGAGTcacggggattttgggggattttggggaaatttgggggatttgggggaaatttggggggtttgggggaaattggggggattttggaaaattttggggaatttgggggaaatttgggggaaattttgggggattttggggaaatttggggggtttgggggaaaatttggggggtttgggggaaaattttGAGGGTTTGtgggaaaattttgggggatttgggggaaatttgttgggatttggggaaaattggggagattttgggaaattttgggggaaatttgggggaattttggtggatttgggggaaatttggggggatttggggaaattttgggggattggggagaaattttgggggatttgggggaaatgtGGGGGattttgaggggatttggggggatattggggaatttgggggaattttgggggaattttgggggatttgggggaaatttggggaaattttgagggatttgggggaattttgggggatttgggggaagtTTGGGGGGAtatggggggaattttgggggatttaggagaaattttggggaatt
This DNA window, taken from Cinclus cinclus chromosome 31, bCinCin1.1, whole genome shotgun sequence, encodes the following:
- the FCER1G gene encoding high affinity immunoglobulin epsilon receptor subunit gamma isoform X1 — translated: MGGPGPAAGLLAEPQVCYLLDAVLFLYSLILTCLYCRLRFVAWRRRGEAEKQKEDEGVYAGLSSEHHEIYETLRAEHP
- the FCER1G gene encoding high affinity immunoglobulin epsilon receptor subunit gamma isoform X2, with protein sequence MGGPGPAAGLLAEPQVCYLLDAVLFLYSLILTCLYCRLRFVAWRRRGEAEKKEDEGVYAGLSSEHHEIYETLRAEHP